In the genome of Magnolia sinica isolate HGM2019 chromosome 2, MsV1, whole genome shotgun sequence, one region contains:
- the LOC131236867 gene encoding tricalbin-3: protein MFLHPPSANCTVSQICRNLPVPCPCGIDKIGNGRFYYLTGCSAGACAGILSCKIRWRRQICRASTLPSDRGNPNLNFEFHESAKRSLKSQKLLIVGQLSDQLEYGEESGQEPIQMVSSFTNYREDPLVDKLRTQLGVIHPIPSPPINRNIAGLFVFFFFVGVIFDKLWTSRKRNKAGRDARSGTWPQVPSSFSLFLEKDLQRKESVEWVNMVLGKLWKVYRAGLENWIIGLLQPVIDNNLKKPDYVQRVEIKQFSLGEEPLSVRNVERRTSRRANDLQYQIGLRYTGGARMLLSLSLKFGIIPIVVPVGVRDFDIDGELWVKLRLIPTEPWVGAVSWAFVSLPKIKFELSPFRLFNLMAIPVLSMFLTKLLTEDLPRLFVRPKKIVLDFQKGMSVGPVSDDFKTGAIQEGNKDFAGELSVTLVDAQKLAYVFLGKTDPYVVLTLGDQVIRSKKNSQTTVIGPPGEPIWNQDFHLLVANPRKQRLSIQVKDSFGFTDFTIGTGEVELGSLQDTVPTDRIINLQGGWGLFRNRSSGEVLLRLTYKAYVEDEEDDGTQAETLDVDLYDDESSDSDEANGTYEQNERDLSGETEKESFVDLLAALLVSEEFQGIVSSETGYTQQSEEARYPGSTVPISRGRSDKFTPLDSEGSSDSSGGLTLFWFAVITSLAVLTSINVGGSSLFNP from the exons ATGTTTTTGCATCCGCCTTCTGCGAACTGTACTGTGTCGCAAATTTGCCGGAATCTACCTGTTCCTTGTCCATGTGGGATAGACAAGATTGGCAATGGAAGGTTTTACTATTTAACTGGTTGCTCGGCAGGGGCATGTGCTGGAATTCTTTCTTGCAAGATTCGGTGGAGAAGGCAGATATGTAGAGCGAGCACGCTTCCCTCCGACCGTGGAAACCCTAATCTGAATTTTGAATTTCATGAGTCAGCCAAGCGAAGCTTGAAATCCCAAAAACTGTTAATTGTTGGACAGTTGTCTGATCAGTTAGAGTATGGAGAAGAATCGGGTCAGGAGCCAATTCAAATGGTGTCAAGCTTCACTAACTACCGAGAAGATCCTCTCGTTGATAAGCTGAGGACCCAACTGGGTGTAATTCACCCCATACCGTCGCCTCCTATCAATCGAAATATCGCAGGCTTGTTTGTGTTCTTTTTCTTTGTGGGGGTCATTTTTGACAAGCTATGGACATCGAGGAAGAGAAACAAAGCGGGCCGTGATGCTCGGTCAGGTACATGGCCTCAAGTGCCCTCAAGTTTTTCCTTGTTTCTTGAGAAGGATCTACAAAGGAAAGAGTCAGTGGAATGGGTGAACATGGTTTTGGGGAAACTGTGGAAGGTGTACAGAGCAGGGCTCGAGAATTGGATCATTGGGTTGCTTCAGCCCGTCATAGACAATAACTTAAAGAAACCAGATTATGTGCAGAGAGTTGAGATCAAGCAGTTCTCACTGGGGGAAGAGCCACTGTCGGTTAGAAATGTCGAGCGCAGAACTTCCCGCCGAGCTAATGATTTGCA GTACCAAATAGGCCTCCGCTACACAGGTGGTGCTCGTATGCTGTTATCACTGTCACTGAAATTTGGTATCATACCCATTGTTGTACCGGTCGGCGTCCGGGATTTTGATATTGATGGGGAGCTGTGGGTCAAACTGAGATTAATACCAACAGAGCCTTGGGTAGGAGCTGTTTCGTGGGCTTTTGTGTCCCTCCCAAAGATCAAGTTCGAGTTGTCACCATTCCGTCTGTTCAATCTCATGG CAATTCCTGTTTTGTCGAT GTTCCTGACAAAACTACTCACGGAGGATCTGCCACGTCTCTTTGTTCGTCCGAAGAAGATCGTCCTTGATTTTCAGAAGGGAATGTCTGTTGGTCCTGTTTCAGATGATTTTAAAACTGGTGCAATTCAGGAAGGGAATAAAGACTTTGCTGGAGAACTATCAGTGACTCTTGTAGATGCTCAGAAGCTTGCTTATGTCTTTCTCG GGAAGACAGATCCATATGTTGTTCTAACGCTGGGCGATCAAGTAATTCGCAGTAAAAAGAATAGTCAGACTACTGTCATTGGGCCACCAGGAGAGCCAATATGGAATCAG GATTTTCATTTGCTTGTGGCAAATCCTAGGAAACAGCGATTATCCATCCAAGTGAAGGACTCCTTTGGTTTCACTGATTTCACTATAGGCACTGGGGAG GTTGAGCTGGGGTCTCTTCAAGATACAGTACCAACAGACAGAATCATAAACTTGCAAGGTGGGTGGGGATTGTTTAGGAATAGGTCTTCGGGGGAAGTATTACTCCGTCTCACATATAAAGCATATGTCGAGGATGAAGAAGATGATGGGACACAAGCAGAAACGTTGGATGTCGATTTATATGATGATGAGAGTTCAGACTCTGATGAAGCAAATGGCACATACGAACAAAATGAAAGGGACCTCTCTGGAGAAACAGAGAAAGAATCTTTTGTGGATCTACTAGCAGCTTTGCTTGTAAGTGAGGAGTTCCAAGGCATAGTGTCATCTGAAACAGGATATACACAACAATCGGAAGAGGCCAGATATCCGGGATCAACTGTACCGATATCACGTGGCCGCAGTGATAAGTTCACACCTCTGGATTCTGAGGGCAGTTCAGATAGTTCTGGAG GATTGACATTGTTTTGGTTTGCGGTGATAACAAGTTTAGCTGTATTGACTTCTATTAATGTGGGTGGTTCAAGTCTTTTCAATCCATGA